Proteins from a single region of Haloplanus sp. GDY1:
- a CDS encoding DUF5305 domain-containing protein gives MSSGGDRDRLELRGRVILDEWFWVVVLVAIVLTAAGGYATYTAYEAPGTISEERQVASWEGNGSYTTAATVTERNPLFPVGTELTDRPAYFRTVSPRLDGTFAFEYEASDGGSLDVSVQQTLVLRSIEEREDRTIEYWRIESPLNGTETTGVGPGDAVTVAFSRDINRSAARLADVSDRFGPASGSTQILVVARVAIEGEVNGRTVDRNGTYTMPIGVGGTVYAPGAVRGEAFSGSTTELVTRERTYGPLYRIGGPVALLFGVVGSVGLGYGRYDDRFAVSGAERTALDFESTREEFDDWITTASLPQAVLDRPRVDVDSLEGLVDTAIDVEARVFETPRGDAFYVPHEDLLYVYEPPTAGRDATLGGEAATTGDGESVDGTADEDADGTADS, from the coding sequence ATGTCGTCGGGGGGAGACCGAGACCGATTGGAGTTGCGCGGCCGCGTGATACTCGACGAGTGGTTCTGGGTCGTCGTGCTGGTGGCCATCGTACTGACCGCTGCCGGTGGATACGCGACGTACACGGCCTACGAGGCCCCCGGAACCATCTCGGAGGAGCGACAGGTCGCGAGCTGGGAGGGTAACGGTAGCTACACTACTGCGGCGACGGTCACCGAACGGAACCCCCTGTTCCCCGTCGGGACGGAACTCACGGATCGTCCGGCGTACTTCCGGACGGTGAGTCCGCGGTTGGACGGGACGTTCGCCTTCGAGTACGAGGCGAGCGACGGCGGCAGTCTCGACGTCTCCGTCCAGCAGACGCTCGTCCTCCGTTCGATCGAGGAACGCGAGGACAGGACCATCGAGTACTGGCGCATCGAATCGCCGCTCAACGGTACCGAGACGACTGGCGTCGGTCCGGGCGACGCCGTAACGGTGGCGTTCTCGCGGGACATCAACCGGTCGGCGGCTCGCTTGGCGGACGTTAGCGATCGGTTCGGTCCAGCGTCGGGGTCGACGCAGATTCTCGTCGTCGCCAGGGTGGCTATCGAGGGGGAGGTCAACGGTCGGACCGTCGACCGAAACGGGACGTACACGATGCCCATCGGCGTCGGGGGAACGGTCTACGCTCCAGGCGCCGTCAGAGGCGAGGCCTTCTCCGGTTCGACGACGGAGCTGGTCACCCGCGAGCGAACGTACGGACCCCTCTACCGGATCGGCGGGCCGGTGGCACTCCTGTTCGGGGTCGTCGGTAGCGTCGGCCTCGGCTACGGACGGTACGACGACCGCTTCGCCGTCTCCGGGGCCGAACGGACGGCCCTCGACTTCGAATCGACCCGCGAGGAGTTCGACGACTGGATCACGACCGCCAGCCTCCCCCAGGCCGTCCTCGACCGCCCGCGCGTCGACGTCGACTCGCTGGAGGGCCTCGTCGACACCGCCATCGACGTGGAGGCGCGGGTCTTCGAGACGCCCCGTGGCGACGCGTTCTACGTGCCCCACGAGGACCTCCTGTACGTCTACGAGCCGCCGACGGCGGGCCGCGACGCGACGCTCGGGGGCGAGGCGGCGACGACCGGTGACGGGGAGTCGGTCGACGGGACGGCGGACGAGGACGCGGACGGGACCGCCGACTCCTGA
- a CDS encoding DUF7344 domain-containing protein produces MSLARDDVYEVLSNRRRRFVIHYLRGNGARAALGTLAEHVAAWENGIDVASVGSDARKNVYTSLQQFHLPKMEDLNLVDFDRRAGEVTLTDDAADVDVYLEVVEGHDVPWSLYYLGVGGLAATVTLGHALDLPILAGLTDAGCAVFTITAIAALALVHTYYTRKMRLGTDDAPPEIE; encoded by the coding sequence ATGAGTTTAGCACGAGACGACGTGTACGAGGTGTTGAGCAACCGACGGCGCCGGTTCGTCATCCACTACCTGCGCGGGAACGGGGCGCGGGCGGCGCTGGGGACGCTCGCGGAACACGTCGCCGCCTGGGAGAACGGCATCGACGTCGCGTCGGTGGGCTCCGACGCGCGCAAGAACGTCTACACCTCGCTCCAGCAGTTCCACCTGCCGAAGATGGAGGATCTGAACCTGGTCGACTTCGACCGTCGCGCGGGCGAGGTGACGCTTACTGACGACGCCGCGGACGTCGACGTCTACCTGGAGGTCGTGGAGGGCCACGACGTCCCCTGGAGCCTCTACTACCTCGGCGTCGGCGGGCTGGCGGCCACCGTCACGCTGGGCCACGCGCTCGACCTGCCGATTCTGGCGGGACTGACCGACGCCGGCTGTGCGGTCTTCACGATCACTGCCATCGCCGCACTGGCGCTGGTCCACACCTACTACACCCGTAAGATGCGCTTGGGAACCGACGACGCACCACCGGAAATCGAATGA
- a CDS encoding alpha/beta hydrolase — protein sequence MTDRAPDLHPEAERILERVDLPPTHALSVTGAREALRDLLVDDDPPDDDLTVRNLSIPGPGGDPETPLSVRTYTPPGEGGEAVGRPVLVYLHGGGWVRGDLDTHDGLCRLLAGAADCVVVSVDYRRAPEHPFPTPVRDAYAATAWASEHAGVAGGDPDRIVVGGDSAGGNLAAATTLLARERGGPEIAHQVLLYPVTDHAFDTASYAENASGYLLSRASMRWYWDRYLDDEVDGANPYASPLRAADLSGVPSATVITAGYDPLRDEGAAYADRLRQAGVAVTHENYPGMVHVFASFPDLDRARDARRVIADGLRDAFGGE from the coding sequence GTGACCGACCGCGCTCCCGACCTCCACCCCGAGGCCGAGAGGATCCTCGAACGGGTCGACCTCCCCCCGACCCACGCCCTCTCGGTGACGGGCGCCCGCGAGGCGCTCCGGGACCTCCTGGTGGACGACGACCCGCCGGACGACGACCTCACGGTCCGAAACCTCTCGATCCCCGGACCCGGCGGCGACCCCGAGACGCCGCTGTCGGTGCGAACCTACACGCCGCCGGGTGAGGGCGGCGAGGCCGTGGGTCGTCCGGTCCTCGTCTACCTCCACGGCGGCGGCTGGGTCCGCGGCGACCTCGACACCCACGACGGCCTCTGTCGACTGCTCGCCGGGGCCGCGGACTGCGTCGTCGTCTCGGTCGACTACCGGCGCGCGCCGGAGCACCCGTTCCCGACGCCCGTTCGCGACGCCTACGCGGCGACGGCGTGGGCGAGCGAGCACGCGGGAGTCGCCGGCGGCGACCCGGACCGGATCGTCGTGGGTGGCGACAGCGCCGGCGGCAACCTCGCGGCCGCCACGACGCTCCTCGCCCGCGAGCGCGGCGGGCCGGAGATAGCCCACCAGGTGTTGCTCTACCCGGTGACGGACCACGCCTTCGACACGGCGTCGTACGCCGAGAACGCCTCGGGATACCTGCTCTCGCGGGCGAGCATGCGCTGGTACTGGGACCGCTACCTCGACGACGAGGTCGACGGTGCCAACCCCTACGCGTCGCCGCTCCGGGCGGCGGACCTCTCGGGGGTGCCGTCCGCGACGGTGATCACGGCGGGGTACGATCCGCTGCGGGACGAGGGGGCGGCGTACGCCGACCGCCTCCGCCAGGCGGGCGTGGCGGTCACCCACGAGAACTATCCGGGGATGGTCCACGTCTTCGCGTCGTTCCCGGACCTCGACCGGGCACGGGACGCCCGCCGGGTGATCGCCGACGGATTGCGCGACGCCTTCGGGGGGGAGTGA
- a CDS encoding signal peptidase I: MSPRRILSLAVELLVVVLIVSLLAGQVLGQPVLLSYVETGSMSPTMEPGDGFVAVPSSLTGPPERGDVIVFRAEQIQGGGLTTHRVVRETDRGYITRGDGNPFTDQDGDEPPVKDAQIVAEALQVGGTVLVIPNLGTAVVGIQDVVGGVQRWLAIAFGMQSLLGSQGLIYLAFGVTAIAYVLDLLIGSDRTGRERSRSRDDGLSSRLLLAGMALLVVSTATAAMVVPAGPQQFAIISAEFESDRPTTIPQGESSSLDYTVPNTGLVPVYVYLEPGSDGVEIDPRRVYVAGRASAEATMTIHAPPETGYYRRYMVEHRYLALLPGNVVDALYRLHPWTPIVAIDLLLGGSVYLLGRVLVGSGRIRSRSREGPSTLHRLANRLI; this comes from the coding sequence ATGTCGCCCCGACGTATCCTCTCGCTGGCCGTGGAGCTGCTGGTCGTCGTCCTGATCGTCTCCCTTCTGGCGGGCCAGGTGCTCGGGCAGCCGGTGTTGCTGAGTTACGTCGAGACGGGGAGCATGTCGCCGACGATGGAGCCCGGGGACGGGTTCGTGGCCGTCCCATCGTCGCTCACCGGACCGCCCGAACGAGGGGACGTGATCGTCTTCCGTGCCGAACAGATCCAGGGGGGTGGTCTCACGACCCACCGGGTCGTCCGGGAGACGGACCGTGGGTACATCACGCGCGGGGACGGGAATCCGTTCACCGATCAGGACGGCGACGAGCCGCCGGTGAAAGACGCCCAGATCGTCGCCGAGGCGCTTCAGGTCGGTGGGACCGTCCTCGTGATCCCGAACCTCGGCACCGCCGTGGTCGGGATTCAGGACGTCGTCGGTGGCGTCCAGCGATGGCTCGCGATCGCGTTCGGTATGCAGTCGTTGCTCGGGTCACAGGGGCTGATCTATCTCGCGTTCGGCGTCACTGCGATCGCGTACGTACTCGACCTCCTGATCGGGAGCGACCGTACCGGCCGCGAGCGATCACGAAGCCGAGACGACGGCCTCTCGTCGCGGCTCCTGCTCGCCGGGATGGCGTTGCTCGTCGTCTCGACGGCGACGGCGGCGATGGTCGTCCCCGCTGGCCCCCAGCAGTTCGCCATCATCAGCGCCGAATTCGAGTCAGACCGTCCGACGACCATCCCACAGGGGGAGTCGTCGTCGCTCGATTACACCGTCCCCAACACCGGTCTCGTCCCCGTCTACGTGTACCTGGAGCCCGGAAGCGACGGCGTCGAAATCGATCCCCGGCGGGTGTACGTGGCTGGGCGGGCGAGCGCCGAGGCGACGATGACGATCCACGCGCCCCCGGAAACCGGATACTACCGGCGATACATGGTCGAACATCGGTATCTCGCTCTCCTTCCGGGGAACGTCGTCGACGCCCTGTACCGACTCCATCCGTGGACGCCGATCGTCGCCATCGACCTCCTCCTCGGCGGATCGGTGTACCTCCTCGGCAGGGTACTCGTCGGCTCCGGCCGGATCAGATCGCGGTCCCGAGAGGGACCGTCGACACTGCACCGACTGGCGAACCGACTGATCTGA